In Triticum urartu cultivar G1812 chromosome 6, Tu2.1, whole genome shotgun sequence, the following proteins share a genomic window:
- the LOC125513377 gene encoding GMP synthase [glutamine-hydrolyzing], with product MGSAPAASLPTSAGAGENLVLILDFGSQYTHLITRRVRQLGVLSLCVSGTAPLSSLAGLRPRAVVLSGGPHSVHAEGAPSFPEGFLDFAAGAGAHVLGVCYGMQLLVQTLGGAVEPGVRQEYGDMEVEVTAPSSALYGEDGKRQSVWMSHGDEVVRLPEGFEVVARSVQGAIAAIEHREKRFYGLQYHPEVTHSPQGMETLRHFLFDVCGIKADWKMQDVLDEEIKTIKSMVGPDEHVICALSGGVDSTVAATLVHNAIGDRLHCVFVDNGLLRYKEKERVMSTFNSDLHLPVTCIDASEKFLTELKGVKDPEMKRKIIGREFIVVFDEFAHMLEQKIGKRPEYLVQGTLYPDVIESCPPPGSGRTHSHTIKSHHNVGGLPKDMKLKLIEPLKLLFKDEVRKLGSILNVPESFLKRHPFPGPGLAVRVIGDVTAGNALEVLRQVDEIFIQSIKDAGIYDEIWQAFAVFLPVQTVGVQGDQRTHSHVVALRAITSEDGMTANWYDFERPFLVDVVKKICNNVRGVNRVVLDVTSKPPATVEWE from the exons atgggctccgcccccgccgcctccctcccgacctccgccggcgccggcgagaACCTGGTCCTCATCCTCGACTTCGGCTCGCAGTACACCCACCTCATCACCCGCCGCGTCCGCCAGCTGGGGGTCCTCTCCCTCTGCGTCTCCGGCACGGCGCCGCTCTCCTCCCTCGCGGGCCTGCGCCCCCGCGCCGTCGTGCTCTCCGGCGGGCCCCACTCGGTCCACGCCGAGGGGGCGCCCTCCTTCCCCGAGGGCTTCCTCGACTTCGCCGCGGGCGCCGGCGCGCACGTCCTCGGCGTCTGCTACGGGATGCAGCTCCTCGTCCAGACCCTCGGCGGCGCCGTCGAGCCCGGCGTAAGGCAGGAGTACGGCGACATGGAGGTGGAGGTCACCGCGCCCTCCTCCGCGCTGTACGGGGAGGACGGGAAGCGGCAGTCCGTGTGGATGAGCCACGGCGACGAGGTCGTCAGGCTGCCCGAGGGGTTTGAGGTTGTGGCGCGCAGCGTGCAGGGCGCAATCGCCGCCATCGAGCACCGGGAGAAGCGCTTCTATGGGCTCCAGTATCACCCGGAG GTGACACATTCGCCCCAAGGAATGGAAACACTGCGCCACTTTCTTTTTGATGTTTGTGGGATTAAAGCCGACTGGAAGATGCAAGATGTGCTGGATGAGGAAATTAAGACCATCAAGAGTATGGTTGGGCCTGATGAACATGTGATTTGTGCGTTATCAGGAGGAGTTGATTCAACAGTTGCAGCCACTCTTGTTCATAACGCAATAGGGGATAGGCTTCACTGTGTTTTTGTGGACAACGGTCTATTGAG ATACAAGGAGAAGGAACGTGTTATGTCAACCTTCAACAGTGACTTGCACCTTCCTGTCACATGTATTGATGCCTCAGAGAAATTTCTTACCGAGTTAAAAGGAGTCAAAGACCCAGAGATGAAAAGAAAGATTATTGGCAGGGAATTCATTGTTGTATTTGATGAATTTGCTCACATGTTAGAACAGAAGATAGGAAAAAGACCTGAATATTTGGTTCAAGGAACATTGTACCCTGATGTGATTGAATCATGCCCACCCCCCGGGAGCGGGAGGACACATTCCCACACCATCAAAAGCCATCACAATGTAGGTGGTCTTCCTAAAGATATGAAGTTGAAGCTCATTGAACCACTGAAGCTCCTTTTTAAGGATGAG GTTCGGAAGTTGGGAAGTATCTTAAATGTCCCAGAGTCATTCTTAAAGCGACACCCATTTCCTGGGCCTGGTCTTGCTGTACGTGTCATAGGTGATGTTACAGCAGGCAATGCTTTGGAGGTTCTTCGTCAG GTGGATGAGATATTTATTCAATCCATTAAAGATGCAGGCATCTATGATGAAATTTGGCAAGCTTTTGCTGTGTTTTTGCCTGTCCAAACAGTTGGGGTCCAGGGTGACCAGAGAACTCACTCCCATGTGGTTGCTTTAAGGGCAATTACCAGTGAGGATGGCATGACTGCAAATTG GTATGATTTTGAACGCCCGTTCCTGgttgatgtggtgaagaagatctgCAATAACGTGCGAGGCGTCAACCGTGTTGTCCTGGACGTAACATCAAAGCCGCCAGCGACGGTGGAGTGGGAATAG